The Streptomyces noursei ATCC 11455 sequence CGACCTCGCCCGCCAGGACCGAGAACGCAAGGCAGCCCTGGCCCATGCCCTCCTGAAGACCCTGAACGGCAACGCAGAGCGCGTCGTCCGGATGGTCTTCGGGTTCGATCCGGAACCCCACCTCCACAACGGCTACGACGCCCGCGGCCTCCCGGTACCCGACCACGCCGCGATAGCGGAGGCCCTGGGCATCACGCAGGTCACTTCCCGGCAGACGCTGAAGCGGGCCCTGGACCGCCTCCGCGCGACCGTCGAATCGCTCGCCCTGGAGGGCGCGGACCTCGACGTGGAGCTAGCCGCGTGACCCGGCGCCGCAGGCGTCCGGCTCCAGCTCGGCGCCCGCGTCGACCACGCCGGCCTCCGCTGTACGCCCGGGACGAAGTCCTCGCCCGCTGGTCCGGCTGCGCCTACTGCGACGGCCCCGCCGACGAGCTGGACCACGTACTCCCCCTCGCCCGCGGAGGACGGGACGCGGCGGACAACGTCGTGGCCGCCTGCCGCACCTGCAATGCCGCGAAGTACACCCACACCCTGGCCTGTTGGGCCCTGACCAAAGGAAACGCCGCCGCGTGCGCATGCGATTCATGACCCTGGAGGACGCCACCCTGGCCGGCGCCTCCGTGATGGACCTGAACAGGGAGCTGGAGGCGGAGGTGGAAGTGGAAGTGGACCCGGGTGGCGACGGCTCCCCGTGGTCTCTGACCGATGCCGACGACTGACCCCGACGCCCCCCTGGAGGCAACACCATGACTGAAGATCAGTTCACTTGCGAGTACGACGGCGGGGCCCGCACCACCGTGCGGGACGACCCGGACGGGTACGTGGAGCTCGAAGTCCAGCGCCTGGAGGACGGGCAGGACGTAACGACGTACATCTACTTGGCCCCGGAGACCGCCCGCCGGTTCGCGCGATCGGTCACCCTCGCATCCATAGCGGCCGACGGAGAGAACGTTCCGTCGGCCCCCGAGGAGCGAGCGGTGGAGCCGTGCCCGAACGACAACGCTCCCTGCCGCGCGGATTGTGGAGCCCGCTCGGCCTGCCATCGGGAGGCCATGGCGGACCTGTTTCGTTCCATCGAGCCCGACACCGGTGACGGAGCGTTCACCCGGGAAGAGCTGTTCTTGGCGGCCCGGGAGCTGGCCGGCCCGGCGGCCGGCCTGGACGACGTGCTGAAGGTGGCCGCCTACCTCGCTTCCCAATCTGGAAGTCAAGCCGCATGAGTGACTGGAGGTATCACTTGGTAACACCGACGGTCACGGATCAGAGCCCAGAAGACGTTGACTCGTCGGCGGGCAAGCGCGAGGACGGCTTGGATGTGGCGCTTCCCCTCAGCGCGTTTGCGGTCGTAAAAGCGGCGCGAGTTCGGGTCGCTGCGGATGCTGATCAGCGCGGAGGTGTAGAAGACCCGCTGGAGGCCGCGGTGGTACTGCTGCGGTCGGTGCAGGTTGCCGTGGGACTTCCCGGAGTCGTGCGGGGCGGGAGCCAGGCCGGCGAAGGCGGCCAGCCGGTCCGGGGTGGCGAAGGATGCCATGTCGCTGCCCACGGCGGCCAGGAATTCTGCGCCCAGCAGGGAGCCAATTCCCGGCATGCTGGTGATCACTTCGGCGAGTTCGTGGCGGCGAAACCGGCCCTCGATGAGCTTGTCGACGTCCGCGATCTTCTCGTTGAGGGCCATCACCTCCTCGACCAGCGCACCCACCAGCGAGGCGATGGCCGCTTCGCCGGGGACGGCGGTGTGCTGCCGCTCGGCGGCTCTGACCGCAGCGGTGGCCAGGGACTCCGCATTGCGAACGTTGCGGACGCTCAGCCACTTGGTGAGACGGGTCAGGCCCACGCGACGGATTGCCAGCGGGGTCTGATAGCCCGTCAGCAGCACCAGCGGCCCCTTGGTGGTCAGATCCAGCGCGCGTTCCAGTGCGGGAAACATGCTGGTCAGCGTGGCACGCAAGCGGTTGATCGACCGGTTACGGTCGCATGCGAGGTCGGTGCGGCGCGCGGTGAACAGCTTCAGCTCCGCGGTGATCTCGTCGCTGGGACGTATGGGCTTCAGGTCACGGCGGACGCGGGCCTGGTCGGCGATGACGAGCGCGTCGCGGGCGTCGGTCTTGCCTTCGCCTCGGTAGCCGTCGGCGGCCCGGTTGACCGCGCGGCCGGGGATGTAGAGCAGTTCCTGATCGTGGTTGACCAGCAGTGCAATCAGCAGTGCGGCACCGCCGTCGGCCATGTCCACCGCCCACGTTGCGTCGTCCGCGAGTCCGAGGACGTCTGCAAGGAGCTGGAGGAGCTCCGGCTCGTCGTTGGCCACCCGGCGCGACAGCAGCTTGGCGCCGTCGGCGTCCAGGACGACGCAATGGTGGTGGGTCTTGCCGCTGTCGATCCCGGCCCATACCCGGCTCATCATGCTCCAGACGGTCGTCGTTGCAGTGCGTACCACAGACGACCTCGCCGGCATTGCCTTACACAGCGACTCGTTCGCACTTCCCAATCAGCGGCCTGGTCGTCGTGGGGTGCCGGGCGGCGAAGCGAGTTCAGCCACGGACGGCAGCCGCCTGATAGCCACACCCAGCACCCCTGGGCGACCCAACCCTACGAATGGCTCGATCAACCCGCCCAACAACGTAAGGCTGCCTGACACAGAACGGCCCCCTTCGCCATCGGCTTGGGTGAAGGGGGCCGTTCTGCTGCGCTCCTGCGCTCCGGTCTCAGAACGCGCCGTTCTTGACGGCCGCGATGAACGCGGAGAAGGACGTGACGGGGAAGGATACGGCGGGCCCGTGCGGGTCCTTGCTGTCGCGGACCGGAACCACGCCGCGCGAGGCGACGAGGTTAGCGGCAACCTCGACGCACTGGCCGCCGTTGCCGCTGTAGGAGGACTTGTACCAACGGAGGAATTCGGGGAATTCGGTCGTCACAGGGTGCCCTTTCGCAACTGCTCGATCATGGCCACTGACGCCGTCTGAGAGAGCGCTTCGGCCTGCAACTGATGGTAGGCCGTCAGTATGGGCACCACGGAAGCGTTGTCCCGTTCGAGGTGACCCCGCTGTGCGGACTCGGCGTACGACATGATTGAGCGGTCTGTCATGGTCAGCACGGTGACGGGCAGGCTGAAGGGCCGCCGCGCACCCATGGCGAAGGGGGCGACTTGGAGCACCGTGTTCGGCATCTCGGCGAACTTCAGCAGGCGATCAAACTGAGCGTCCATGACCGTGTGGTCTCCCATAGGTCGGCGAACGCAGCTCTCGTCAAGCACCGCATGAATCAGGGGCGATGGAGTGCGGGCCAGTGTGTCTTGCCTTCGTGACACCAGCTCCACCCGTTCTTTTGCTTGCTCGGGCGTGATGGCTTCCCGCCGGACTGCGTCAGCTTCCAGTGTTGCCGCGTACTCCGGTGTCTGGAGCAGGCCAGGGATAACACCCACTTCATACAGCCTGATCTCCACGGCGCGACCCTCGAAGCTCACGTACTCAGGAAACCCCTCCAGCAGGCTGCCGTGTTTGATTTCGCGGTACTGGCGCTCGAACGCGTCTGCTGTACCTACGAGGCCGAGGGCGCGATCAATGCTACGCGAGAATCGGAGAGTTGGAGGTTTCCGAGCATTTTCGACGGCTGAGACATGCACGCTGGAGTAGTCCATGCGGGCGGCAAGGTCTTCTTGCGTCCAGCCACGCACCTCTCGCGCGCTGCGCAGACGTGCTCCGTAGGCCGCCTGAGGAGACGCATGCGGGTTTAAGTCGTTCTTGTTCACCGTTCGATCGCCAACCTTCCATTCCATTCTGCCCAGTTGAACGCTTCCCAGGTACGGGCCACGCTGAACCTCCCCGGTAGCGGAAGCACTACCGAGAGGCAAGGAGGACTCCATGACCAGTCCTGCCCGCACGCCGCACGAGGCGTGTGCCGACGCGGGTACGCAGTTCGACGACGCCCTGAGGGCGATCGGCATCAAGACGGACCCGAGCACCGTGAAGGTGACGGAGTGGGAGGGCGGAATTCGTCTTCACCGCGTCGCCCCGCCGCAGCTCACCCCGAGCCAGACCGTCGTTGTGGCCCGGCACCTGAAGGCGGTGCGCCAGTGAGCGGCCGGCCGGACGACCTGAGCGAGAAGAACGGCAAGCGGAACGAGCAGTCGCAAGGGCCGAACGGCGGCAAGAAGACCGATGGTCGGGGGCGACCGTGCAGCGCCTACTAGCCCGCCTGCTCGCTGACCAGCGGGGAGCCGCACAGGAGTCGACGGTGGCCGACGACGACTCGGACCTTGTCCCCTGCCCGTTCGGGTGGCACGACATGACCCAGGAGTCGACCACGGTGTGGACGTGCGACCAGCACGGAGCGACCCTGGTCGTCGGCGGTCTCGGCCCGCCCCCCCCAAGTTGGCACCGCGGGTTGTGCGGGCCCCCGAACTGGTTCCGCAGCAGATCATCTTGCGCGGTCGCCACCGGCGGCCCTGAAGCCCCCGGCGGGTTGATCCCCGCCGGGCACGCTCCCCACGGTTGAGCCCACACCCCCGCTCGTGGGCTCCCGGTCTCTCATCGCAGAAGAGACACGGGGAGCACAGAGTCCACCTGACGGCTCCGGTCAGGCAGGCCACGTCAGGTGGACTCCCACGCCGCCCCGGCCCATCCCAGCCCGGCCGGGGCGGCCACCACCCCCGCCCCGGCACCCCGTGCGTACGTCACTGCCGGGGCGGGCCCCACCACAGGGAAGACGCCATGCGCTTCGACGCTCAGGACATCGTCCTGGACACCACCAGAGGAAACGTCGGCCGCATCACCAAGATCAACGGGGCGTGCCTGGTGCTCACCAGGCCGCACCACCCGCCCTGGGATGCCCTCACCTCCTGGTGCATGCCCGCGACACCGGCCGAACGCCAGACGCTGGAGCGCCAGGAGCAGGGCCAACAGGAGGCCGCTGCATGAGCCCACAAGACCCCTCCGGGTGAACTGAACGGCGCCCGGACGGGCCCGGCCGCTGGCCGGGAAACGCTCCACGCATCCTTCATGTGCGGAAGGATCGGAGCCGGGGCCGCCTGCGAGAACTGGGGAGTTACGGGTCAGGCGGCCCCACCCTCCGAACTGGCCTAAGCGTGCTCTTGACGGCCATCCCCCACAGAGTGATGGTCGTGCAATCGGGCGCAATCGGATCGACAGAGGGAGAGGCTTGGTATGAAGCTGAAGTTCCTCGGGATCATCCCGAACACACCGGGTGAAGAGTCACCGACCATCTGGCAAGACGAGGCCACCGGAGACCTGCTGATCCAGTCCTACAAAGCCACAGACCCGGAGGTGAGGGCTTGTCAGGAAATCGGCTCAATCCCCGGGCACTCGACCAACGTTCCGGATCACGAGACGATCATCCGGCTGCCGAAGGTGATGCTCAAGTACATCCCCCAGCACGAAGGCGAGGATGAGTCGAACGGTGCCAACGAGGGCTGAAGACCAGTGGTCCCGCGTCACCACTAGCGCGGTCCACCTGGAGATGCGGGACAGCTACATTCGGGATGACCCGGCCTTCATCGCCTGGCAACAGGGCAGAGTCGAAGAGGCGTCCGCCGCCTACCAGGGATGGACCGCGCGTGTGAAGGAACTGACCGCGCGTGGAGTGGTCGTGCGTCGCGCCCGGATCATCAGCGAACCGATCTCGGACTACTGCCGGTTCGAGTACGACGTCACAGGTCCGGTGAACCTCGCAGGCGGTGAACTGGTGCGCTGGCTGCCTCGTCGACGCGCATCGGACATCGCCCTACCCGGGAACGACTTCTGGATCTTCGACGGTTCGCACGGCAAGTTCAACCACTTCACGGGCGACGGGTCCTCGGCCGGCCCGGAACCCATCACGGAACCGCGAGTGGTGAAGCTCTGCGCCGACGCCTTCGAAGCCGTATGGGAACGGGCCATCCCGCACGAGGAGTACAAGCCCGTCTGACCCATGGCAGCCCCGTCATCGTCCAGCGCCCAGGAAGCCCGGCAGAATCTCGCAGACCGTCTCCGCGAGATCTGCCGGGATGCCGGCCTGGAAGGCAAGCAACTGGCAGCGAAGTGCGGTTGGCACCCGTCGAAGGTCTCCCGCATCGCCACTGCCAAGACTGCACCCTCCGCCGATGACATCGCGGCCTGGTGCCGGGCGTGCGGAGTGGAGGACCAGGCGCAGGACCTCATAGCCTCTCTGAAGGCCGCTAACGGCACGTGGGTCCAGTGGGGCCGTATGGAGCGAACCGGCCTGCGGAGGGCGCAGGAAGGCGTCCTCCCGATCTTTCAGCGCACTCGTTGGTTTCGGTGGTACTCCCCAGCGTTCGTTCCCGGGCTGCTCCAGACTTGTGGGTACACGGAGGACGTACTTCGCGCGGTTCAGCGCAGGCGCGTGCTGATCGACGACGTTGCCGATGCGGTGGCTGTCCGCATGGACCGTCAGCGGGTGCTGTACGAGCGAAAGAAGCATTTCGCGTTCTTGATGGAGCAGCCAGTGTTGACCAACTCGCTGGGCACCGCCGACACGCAGATTGAACAGCTCGAACACCTCTTGACGGTCGAAGCACTGCCCAACGTGAGCATCGGGCTAGTGCCTTCCCGGGTCGGCCGGCCCCGGATGCCGGTCGAAGGCTTCTACATCTTCGACCAGGTGCAAGCCAACGTCGAGCTGGTGTCCGGCTACCTCACGGTCACACAGCCCAGCGAAGTAGCCATGTATGGCAACGCGTTCTCGACCATGGCCGAGATGGCTGTCTACGGCGAGAAGGCTCGGAGGCTGATCACATCGGCCATGGACGCCCTCGCGTAATTGCCGTGCAATCGCGTGCAATCGGCTGGAATCTGGAGCCGCTCACTACCTAGCGTGTCGTCACCGAGACGACATGCGACGGACAGCGGAGAGTCATGAGCGGTCCAACCCGGTACAGCACCGGGCCCAT is a genomic window containing:
- a CDS encoding HNH endonuclease, with product MTRRRRRPAPARRPRRPRRPPLYARDEVLARWSGCAYCDGPADELDHVLPLARGGRDAADNVVAACRTCNAAKYTHTLACWALTKGNAAACACDS
- a CDS encoding IS110 family transposase, translating into MSRVWAGIDSGKTHHHCVVLDADGAKLLSRRVANDEPELLQLLADVLGLADDATWAVDMADGGAALLIALLVNHDQELLYIPGRAVNRAADGYRGEGKTDARDALVIADQARVRRDLKPIRPSDEITAELKLFTARRTDLACDRNRSINRLRATLTSMFPALERALDLTTKGPLVLLTGYQTPLAIRRVGLTRLTKWLSVRNVRNAESLATAAVRAAERQHTAVPGEAAIASLVGALVEEVMALNEKIADVDKLIEGRFRRHELAEVITSMPGIGSLLGAEFLAAVGSDMASFATPDRLAAFAGLAPAPHDSGKSHGNLHRPQQYHRGLQRVFYTSALISIRSDPNSRRFYDRKRAEGKRHIQAVLALARRRVNVFWALIRDRRCYQVIPPVTHAA
- a CDS encoding DUF397 domain-containing protein; translation: MTTEFPEFLRWYKSSYSGNGGQCVEVAANLVASRGVVPVRDSKDPHGPAVSFPVTSFSAFIAAVKNGAF
- a CDS encoding helix-turn-helix domain-containing protein yields the protein MNKNDLNPHASPQAAYGARLRSAREVRGWTQEDLAARMDYSSVHVSAVENARKPPTLRFSRSIDRALGLVGTADAFERQYREIKHGSLLEGFPEYVSFEGRAVEIRLYEVGVIPGLLQTPEYAATLEADAVRREAITPEQAKERVELVSRRQDTLARTPSPLIHAVLDESCVRRPMGDHTVMDAQFDRLLKFAEMPNTVLQVAPFAMGARRPFSLPVTVLTMTDRSIMSYAESAQRGHLERDNASVVPILTAYHQLQAEALSQTASVAMIEQLRKGTL
- a CDS encoding DUF6879 family protein — its product is MPTRAEDQWSRVTTSAVHLEMRDSYIRDDPAFIAWQQGRVEEASAAYQGWTARVKELTARGVVVRRARIISEPISDYCRFEYDVTGPVNLAGGELVRWLPRRRASDIALPGNDFWIFDGSHGKFNHFTGDGSSAGPEPITEPRVVKLCADAFEAVWERAIPHEEYKPV
- a CDS encoding helix-turn-helix domain-containing protein: MAAPSSSSAQEARQNLADRLREICRDAGLEGKQLAAKCGWHPSKVSRIATAKTAPSADDIAAWCRACGVEDQAQDLIASLKAANGTWVQWGRMERTGLRRAQEGVLPIFQRTRWFRWYSPAFVPGLLQTCGYTEDVLRAVQRRRVLIDDVADAVAVRMDRQRVLYERKKHFAFLMEQPVLTNSLGTADTQIEQLEHLLTVEALPNVSIGLVPSRVGRPRMPVEGFYIFDQVQANVELVSGYLTVTQPSEVAMYGNAFSTMAEMAVYGEKARRLITSAMDALA